The sequence TCCAGTCGAATCGGAACCGTCGTCATGCCAGTGACGGCCATGCTTGCTGGAGCACAGACTTACCTCGTTCATCGTATGGAGACTCTCGGTCAATACGGAGAGATAGTTAGTGAGAAGCACATCGTTGTGTTCCTGGATCCCATAGAGCaacagcgagcgagagTCAGCAACACGAAATGTGATCGAGACTGAGTCGACATGGTGGCTCGATCGTCTGTACATCGACAAACCAAGGTCCAAGAGCATTACACTCACGCGTAGCAGTTCCTCTTGTAGCTCCGGCAAAACCGTCTGTGGCAAGTTGGCTACCACCGTCTGGATCTGCCGCAAAGCTTGATGGTCCCAACCCGCCTGGCCATCTTTGACAGCTTCAAGGTACGTGAGAACTTGACGGATGCGGTCGTTGAGTTTGGTGATTGCACTGTGTTGCGCTTGCATTCCCGCCAGCATACTGTCATGATCACCACCCGATTCGGCACCAGCCTTGCTCGCATAGTCTACAGCGATGCGTTCCGCTTCGCccgtctcgatcttgtACCCTGCAGGTACGAAGAAGTTGGTCGTCTCTCCCTGCACCAGTTCCACCACGGACTCATACACTCGAATCGGTAGCTCTCCGTTCGCTTCTGCATTCTCGAAAGAGGCCACGGTTTGATGGAGCTGAACAAGAAGTGGCGTCTCATTGTAggccagcagctgcttgtgAACCTCGAGGTCTTGCGGCGTGGGCACCTCACCCACCGTATACCATCCTAGAAGGTCGAGCGTCGGAAACACCTGTTTGTATTGTGCTTGACGTGATCTGAGGAATGCATGATTGATGATGGGTGCCAATGATGTCGATGAAGCAGCATCCAGCCTGATCTCGAATGAGTTTTGGATGTCAATGTCGCGTCCCTGCTGTGTACCCAAAAGCACACCATAGACTGTCAGCTGTGCATCCTCGCTTTGCAGTCTCGTCCGAACGAGATGTTCAGAAATGTTGAGGATCGGAAGCGGATGCAGGCGGATGTTGCTACTGATTCCTGACGAGGAATGATTGTCGAGGACGACCGTAGAAAGCTTGGATGTTCTCAACGCTGACAACGAGTCTGATGGTCCACCAGCTTGCGACGCCATCCTTCAGCTTCGTTTTAGAGAAGAGATTCGGTCGACGTCCAGCCTGGATCGGCTTTGATTCAAGGTTaggaggatgacgatgaccaagatcatcttggtcaagctcgagatggcTCGAGCACGCATGCCCACCAAGAACGAGAGGTGAGTGTCCTTCTGCAAGGCCCATtttcgctgctgcgcgatTCCTCCACTTGGGTCAGCTGCACGTGATGtaacactcgtgactgtgactcacgactgttgaACACGAGGAAATTCAGGACGAGCCGTGGAGCCAGGCGCGTCTCAAGGTTCGAGACTGATATACACTTCAAGTGTGTAAGTCTGTCTGTCACTTGTCCACCCTCCCTCATCTTAGCCGCCCTGCGATCTCTTTGCAGACATCACAAAACAGCTTGACTACAGCAGCCGCACTCATAAGGACGATTTCTGCACAACAATGAAACTTCCATCGCGCTCGCTTGTCAAGAAGCTTATCCGAGCTCACCTTCCGCCCAACACGAGGCTCTCAAAGACAGCCGACCTTTACGTGATGCTTGCTTTCCTTATCTATCTCCAAAGGCTAGCCAACGAGTCGAGGCTGGCACAGCAGATCGACCTGTCCAACGGATTAAAAGTCTCGAGGGCCATTACGAGACGTCATGTCAATGGCGCTCGCAGACGTGTTCGTGGCTGAATGACGGATCCATGCCGCGCTTCCTTGACGCGCGTCCATCGCGTTCTTTCTATCGAGCACACTAACACAGCTGCATGATGGTTCAAACGGTgtccgacgacgacgtggtATCGCTACGTGACTCCAGAACCGTATCACGATCACAAACGACATCCTGCCCAGGCTCCAGGACAAGCTATTGCTTCGGACCTCAACAGCCGCAGTTTCAGCAGGAAACATAGCTATCCGTTCGATCCCACCACCTCACTCGGCAATCTTCGCCGTCAGCTTTCCCGCCGGCTCTCACGGATGCTGTGGAACCCATCGACCCGCCGACGCGCGCCCGAATCCAACTGCCCAGCGGTACCCTGCTCGTACTATCCGAATATCATAGCAGTGTCTTTTTGCAACACAACATcgctgcaatcgtgaatgacgcTCCATGTACTTCACAATCAGTGAGTCTTCACACGCCTGCGCTCCAGACCAGGTCTGCCATGCACCCAATGTGCatccaagaccaagctgctcttTCACCGATAGTGAGATTCACTCATCTTGCCCTGTGCGACATGGACAGTCAGTCATGTTTCGTAGATACTTTTCATTATCATACGACCGTTAATTAAACAAAAGTACAAAGCATTTGTGAGTACACTGCAAGTCTCGTCTGCCCACCCTTTTCACATCAGCTTGCTGCGTGGAGGAGAATAGTACCTCATGTACGGCTGAGGATTACCGAGACGTGCTAATTCGGCCTGAATCTCGTCCTCCATCGTGTTGTTGCCGCTGGGgagcgagccgagcgaGGGAGGCGCACGCGCCGAGTCTGTGCTGTAGACCGATGAGAGAGTGGATCCGGTGGATTTATCGGTGGCGTTCGACACGCTGCGCATGCCGTTTCCAGCAGTAGAGTATcgcgagcttggcttgagGCCCAGGCGCGGCAGACGAGACGAGATACTACGATGCGCCGGAGCATCAGCGATTCCACCCGCCGAGCGACTGGTGGGGATCCTGCTTGGTGTGGCAGATGGCCGTGGCAGTTGAGATGCCGTGTTGTTCTTGGTCACAGTCACCTGCGAGCTGGAGCGAGGCATGGAACCAGACAGGTCGCGTTGAGAAGTCACGCTGTCCTGGATCAGAGACGGGTCCGAACTGTGCTGatcttcatcatcttcgtcaCGCTCAGAGCTGCGGTCAAGGTGACCGCTTTGGGCTACCTGCGAATCCATAGTCTCCATCGGTACCACAGTACTAGACACTTGTTGATACGGAGGAATAatttcgtcgtcgatctctgGCAAGTGTTCATCGGCGAGGTTCCACatctcctcctcttccgtAGGCAGACTGAGACCGAACAGAGTAGGCGATGCTGGGCGCGCCTTTGCCACCTTCCCCGAAGCCTGGTGAGGGTGTCGAAGcaggctgctgcggcgCGGAGTAGGGAGCGGTGACGCCTCACCGGATCGTTTCGAGCCACCGTCTTCTCGGAAAAGGCCTCCAGGTCCGTTCAGCAACGAAACGGGTCGAGCACGTGGCAGCTCACTTCGGCtcatcggcagcgtcgatcgtTCCGAGCCCGGCAGCCCAGAGACAAATGCTTCCGAGCGCGTGCTTCTGTGTGTCGGTTTGGGCTGCGCCGAGGTCGATGTCGAGGAGAAGGGTTCAGAAGAGAGAATGGCTTGGTTGCTTCTGCCACGCGGAGAAAGCGGAAGAGCCCCGATGCCGGTTCCGGTTCCGGTTCCGGATTGAAGACCAGGCGGCAATTCGACATCCATGATAGATCCTTCGCCGTCCTCTGAGCCTAAAGTCTGATCGGCACTCGAGTTGAGCTGGAAATCAAGGTGGCGAAGCTCCACCAACTCGTCCTCCAGATCCTGAATCTGACCGATCAACGTCACTTCTCGAGAGTCGCGACGTTCAAGTTCGCGTTCCAGCTCTAGAACGCGCGTCACCTCTGCGTGCAGATCCGATGTGAGGCTCTCGTGTCTGGCGTGCAGTTCGGCGTTCTCGGCTCGCACCCTCTCGAGCGTATCCAGCAAACTttccttttcgagctcATGACGACGTACCATGTTGGCAAGCGAGTGCTGCGAGATGGAAGTGGCAAACGACCTAGGGGTGCCTTGCGTCTTAGCTGTAGCTGACGGTGACGTGTGTCCGCCCCCAGAGCTGGCCCGGCCTACGGTGGTGTTGTCCGTGCTAAAACGCTTGCGGAAACCATCCGAATCGATGACGGACGATGCTCCATGGTCGCGACTCAACGCCTGGGAATAGCGACTAGAGATCGACCTGGCATCGGAAGGTGGGCGTCTGCGGAACGCCCCGACGTCTACTTGATCGCTTTTCGAGACATCCTGCACTGATGAGACGGTAGAAATGCTGGCTTGACGCAACATATGCGGATGGATGTCCAATGGCATGCCCATCAAACCAGACAAGGACGTGGATGTGCGATTCTCTGCACTCATCGGCGCGC comes from Mycosarcoma maydis chromosome 1, whole genome shotgun sequence and encodes:
- a CDS encoding uncharacterized protein (related to COP9 signalosome complex subunit 6) codes for the protein MASQAGGPSDSLSALRTSKLSTVVLDNHSSSGISSNIRLHPLPILNISEHLVRTRLQSEDAQLTVYGVLLGTQQGRDIDIQNSFEIRLDAASSTSLAPIINHAFLRSRQAQYKQVFPTLDLLGWYTVGEVPTPQDLEVHKQLLAYNETPLLVQLHQTVASFENAEANGELPIRVYESVVELVQGETTNFFVPAGYKIETGEAERIAVDYASKAGAESGGDHDSMLAGMQAQHSAITKLNDRIRQVLTYLEAVKDGQAGWDHQALRQIQTVVANLPQTVLPELQEELLREHNDVLLTNYLSVLTESLHTMNELSDKFEVVQAAGKEDGVNAGILGTSKSGAQGRRGGPVLRSVYG